The Nocardioides campestrisoli genome includes a window with the following:
- a CDS encoding TIGR03086 family metal-binding protein produces the protein MDTMVDLEPAGRALLTTVEGVLESRLCGHSPCDGVSAGELVQHLCGLTLAFRAAADKELGPLTDAAPTVPGPLVEPGWRDTLEAQVPALVEAWRSPSAWEGTTRAGGTDLPAQVAGRVALSELVLHGWDLARATEQEYVVDDATLGAVLEHVGQFDPKGTPGLFGPAVPVAAEATLLDQVVARSGRAPWWVPPH, from the coding sequence ATGGACACGATGGTCGACCTCGAGCCCGCCGGACGCGCCCTGCTGACCACGGTGGAGGGCGTCCTGGAGTCCCGTCTCTGCGGGCACAGTCCGTGCGACGGCGTCTCCGCGGGCGAGCTGGTCCAGCATCTCTGCGGCCTCACCCTGGCCTTCCGTGCGGCCGCCGACAAGGAGCTGGGCCCGCTCACCGACGCCGCCCCGACGGTGCCCGGGCCGCTCGTCGAACCCGGTTGGCGGGACACGCTCGAGGCGCAGGTGCCGGCACTGGTGGAGGCCTGGCGCTCCCCGTCGGCCTGGGAGGGCACGACGCGCGCCGGTGGCACCGATCTCCCCGCACAGGTGGCGGGACGGGTCGCGCTCAGCGAGCTGGTGCTGCACGGCTGGGACCTGGCCCGCGCCACCGAGCAGGAGTACGTCGTCGACGACGCGACGCTCGGCGCCGTCCTCGAGCACGTCGGCCAGTTCGACCCCAAGGGCACTCCGGGGCTCTTCGGTCCGGCGGTCCCGGTCGCCGCCGAGGCGACCCTGCTGGACCAGGTGGTCGCCCGGTCCGGCCGGGCGCCGTGGTGGGTCCCTCCGCACTGA
- a CDS encoding HNH endonuclease signature motif containing protein produces MTTAVPPTATRGPSQSPDSCLVAALVAAAQDAVRAAGGVAPGTLGPADLAEVLQRTAELESAATALRLALCTEADVRRIAEDPDVGGAATGTDAWLARLLGTTRESQASGLRLGRLLSTTYHATREAFAAGRLRPDQVRVIVHAAELAPERATPEQVRAAEELLVAKATGEATRTGRPMNAKRLRQAARRMFDPLDRGLADEHEHALLTREKHGADRETFLSLHDNGDGTWSGKFRIPELHGNLLATVLGHLTSPRRLSIKRAADGTTTTTVDPTAPESQSYLETQGQGLCELIEHLPTTGLAPSQATVLVTLDLQSLLDGLGAAKLDTGIHITAGDARRMACEAGLVPAVLGGKSEPLDLGRERRLHSVTQRRGLSLTHDTCAAAGCERPFAWCEIHHHRLSWGSLGPTDLDNGLPLCGHHRKAHDPGWDLRHHPSGEWRFHRRR; encoded by the coding sequence ATGACCACCGCAGTGCCGCCGACCGCGACCCGGGGCCCGAGCCAGTCGCCGGACTCCTGCCTGGTCGCTGCCCTGGTCGCCGCCGCTCAGGATGCGGTCCGCGCGGCCGGCGGAGTAGCACCCGGCACGCTCGGTCCGGCCGACCTCGCCGAGGTGCTGCAGCGCACCGCCGAGCTCGAGTCCGCTGCCACCGCCCTGCGGCTGGCCCTCTGCACCGAGGCTGACGTCCGCCGGATCGCCGAGGACCCCGACGTGGGCGGCGCCGCGACCGGCACGGACGCCTGGCTCGCCCGGCTCCTCGGCACGACCCGGGAGTCCCAGGCATCCGGGCTGCGCCTGGGGCGCCTCCTGTCGACGACCTACCACGCCACCCGGGAGGCGTTCGCCGCCGGCAGGCTGCGACCCGACCAGGTGCGCGTCATCGTCCACGCCGCCGAGCTTGCTCCCGAACGCGCGACCCCCGAGCAGGTCCGCGCCGCCGAGGAGCTCCTGGTCGCCAAGGCCACCGGCGAGGCCACCCGCACCGGCAGGCCGATGAACGCCAAGCGGCTACGCCAGGCCGCTCGCCGCATGTTCGACCCCCTCGACCGTGGCCTGGCCGACGAGCACGAGCACGCCCTGCTCACCCGCGAGAAGCACGGCGCGGACCGGGAGACATTCCTGTCCCTGCACGACAACGGCGACGGCACCTGGAGCGGGAAGTTCCGCATCCCCGAGCTCCACGGCAACCTGCTCGCCACCGTCCTGGGCCACCTCACCTCACCGCGCCGGCTCTCGATCAAGCGGGCCGCCGACGGCACCACGACCACGACGGTCGACCCCACCGCACCCGAGTCCCAGTCCTACCTGGAGACCCAGGGGCAAGGCCTGTGCGAGCTCATCGAGCACCTCCCCACCACCGGGCTCGCCCCCTCCCAGGCCACCGTCCTGGTCACCCTCGACCTCCAGAGCCTCCTCGACGGCCTCGGCGCCGCCAAGCTCGACACCGGCATCCACATCACCGCCGGCGACGCGCGCCGCATGGCCTGCGAAGCGGGCCTCGTCCCTGCCGTCCTCGGCGGGAAGTCCGAGCCCCTCGACCTGGGCCGGGAACGGCGCCTCCACAGCGTCACCCAACGGCGCGGCCTGTCCCTGACCCACGACACCTGCGCCGCGGCCGGCTGCGAACGCCCCTTCGCCTGGTGCGAGATCCATCACCACCGGCTCTCCTGGGGGAGCCTCGGACCCACCGACCTCGACAACGGCCTGCCCCTCTGCGGCCACCACCGCAAGGCCCACGACCCCGGCTGGGACCTGCGCCACCACCCCTCCGGCGAGTGGCGCTTCCACCGGAGACGGTAG